Proteins encoded by one window of Capra hircus breed San Clemente chromosome 8, ASM170441v1, whole genome shotgun sequence:
- the LOC108636600 gene encoding LOW QUALITY PROTEIN: uncharacterized protein LOC108636600 (The sequence of the model RefSeq protein was modified relative to this genomic sequence to represent the inferred CDS: inserted 1 base in 1 codon), whose translation MASAAEEEGPEIPSSTVQAFPVWAGPAREGGERTYQYWPFSTSDLCNWKTQTPSFSEKPQGLIDLLESILFTHNPTWDDCQQLLQVLFATEERERILLEARKNMPGVDGRPTLQPNLIEEGFSLVRPNWDFERAEGRERLQMYRQILMASLRAAARKPTNLAKVNSVRQEPNESPAAFLERIMEXFRQCTPMDPQADESRAAVMLAFVNQAAPDIRRKLQKIERLGEQSLQDLVRAAERVFNHRETPEEREDRIRRAERELRAEENHKNQKELAQIFFAGVENKNRFQKGKKLDSKTEEKPARHKLENNQCAFCKEIGHWKDKCPKKNLKEGPQNPKNETPSPD comes from the exons ATGGCCAGTGCAGCGGAAGAAGAAGGCCCAGAaattccctcctccactgttcaAGCGTTTCCAGTCtgggcggggccagccagagagggcgGGGAACGGACATATCAGTACTGGCCCttttccactagtgatttgtgcaattggaaaactcagactccctctttctctgaaaaaccgcagggtcttattgatcttttagaatcTATCCTCTTTACTCACAaccccacttgggatgattgtcagcaactgttacaggtgcttttcgCTACAGAGGAGCGCGAGCGAATCCTGTTAGAAGCTCGGAAGAACATGCCGGGGGTAGATGGGAGGCCCACAttacagcctaacctcattgaggaggggttctccttggtgcgacccaactgggacttcgaacgcgctgaaggtagggagcgtctccaAATGTACCGCCAGATCCTTATGGCCAGCCTTAGAGCGGCCgccagaaagccaactaatttggccaaggtaaattcagtgaggcaagagccaaatgagagcccggcagccttccttgaaaggataatgg gctttaGACAGTGTActcctatggacccacaggcagatgagtctcgAGCAGCAGTTATGCTAGCATTTGTGAATCAGGCAGCCCCCGATATTAGgagaaagttacaaaagatagagaggctgGGTGAACAGTccctgcaagatctagtgagggcagcagagagagttttcaatcatagagagaccccagaggagagagaggatcGCATTAGAAGGGCAGAAAGAGAacttagagctgaagaaaaccataaGAACCAAAAAGAGCTGGCTCAGATATTTTTCGCCGgagttgaaaacaaaaataggttccaaaaagggaaaaagctaGACTCAAAGACTGAGGAAAAACCTGCAAGGCATAAGCTTGAAAACAACCAATGTGCATTTTGTAAGGAGattggacattggaaagataaatgccccaagaaaaaccTAAAAGAGGGGCCCCAAAATCCcaagaacgagactccctctccagac